In Dyadobacter sp. NIV53, a single window of DNA contains:
- a CDS encoding YafY family protein, whose protein sequence is MPVNRNALIRYRTIDNCLQNRFRKWTLDDLIEACSDALYEFEGIDKGVSRRSVQADIEMMRSDKLGYEAPIIVVDKKFYTYADKNYSITNIPLSHQDLKVLGEVSGLLKQFKGFSHFTDLTEMVSKLEDKIYAQKTQSLPVVDFEKNDNLKGLEFIEGIRKTIVSKTVLCITYQSFKARQPNTFCFSPYLLKEYRNRWFVLGQSHQKNAPLLTLALDRFQSLTNDNTEVYRENEMINLSTYYSDVIGVTKSPGQRDVEVIFWMNHADAPYVITKPLHPTQKILSSDDAGIVFSMKVILNFELEREILGFGARMRIFGPRNLRKRIVGQLREALEFYG, encoded by the coding sequence ATGCCTGTAAACCGCAATGCGCTGATCCGTTACCGGACTATTGATAACTGTCTTCAAAACAGGTTTCGCAAATGGACCCTGGACGATCTTATCGAAGCCTGTTCGGATGCTCTTTATGAATTTGAAGGAATTGACAAAGGTGTAAGCCGCCGCTCGGTACAGGCGGATATTGAAATGATGCGTAGCGATAAACTGGGTTATGAGGCGCCCATCATAGTTGTTGACAAAAAGTTTTACACTTATGCCGATAAAAATTACAGTATTACCAACATTCCGCTAAGTCACCAGGATTTAAAAGTCCTTGGCGAAGTTTCCGGTCTTTTGAAACAATTTAAAGGTTTCAGTCATTTTACTGATCTTACAGAAATGGTCAGCAAACTGGAAGACAAGATTTACGCACAAAAAACACAAAGTTTACCGGTTGTCGATTTTGAGAAAAATGATAACCTGAAAGGCCTTGAATTTATTGAAGGTATCCGCAAAACGATTGTTTCTAAAACTGTGCTCTGTATAACCTATCAATCATTTAAAGCCAGGCAACCCAATACTTTCTGTTTCAGTCCTTATCTTTTAAAAGAGTACAGAAACCGGTGGTTTGTGCTTGGGCAATCACACCAGAAAAATGCACCGCTTCTGACTTTGGCTCTTGACAGGTTTCAGTCCTTAACGAATGACAATACAGAGGTTTACCGTGAAAATGAAATGATAAATCTATCTACTTATTATTCAGATGTAATTGGTGTAACGAAATCGCCGGGGCAGCGCGATGTTGAAGTGATTTTTTGGATGAATCATGCCGATGCACCTTATGTAATTACCAAACCCCTGCACCCAACACAAAAAATACTAAGCAGCGACGACGCAGGAATTGTTTTCAGCATGAAAGTAATCCTGAACTTTGAATTGGAAAGGGAGATTTTGGGCTTTGGTGCAAGGATGAGGATTTTCGGCCCGAGAAATTTAAGGAAACGGATTGTTGGGCAGTTGCGGGAAGCCCTGGAGTTTTATGGCTAG
- a CDS encoding RtcB family protein produces MEKEKISNGELGTLGINDLDLLIAFSRVANGLLQHEVMDKATIMSNLEAVIQNPTPYALNKNGKFKNIADKIIELRKEGKFIKQARSVQQLKEEIMNFPVFGSELIEVGALAQMKTAIQLPISVAGALMPDAHQGYGLPIGGVLATNADTIIPYAVGVDIACRMCLSIFDLPAAMVDTENNKLKTLLLAHTHFGMGSKTKTHFDTTLFDRPEWDAFKTIKVLKDKAYAQLGTSGTGNHFVEWGELTISENALEGIPAGNYLALLSHSGSRGFGGTIANTYSGIAMQKTQLPKEAKQLAWLDMNTEEGQEYWLAMNLAGDYASANHHEIHNKIARALNINPVMRIENHHNFAWKEKLADGTDVMVHRKGATPAGKGVLGIIPGSMSTPGFVVRGKGEKTSINSASHGAGRLMSRSAALKVINKAEAAQNLLDKNITLIGSGLDEAPMVYKDIHTVIAAQTDLVEVLASFQPRIVRMADPKEKAED; encoded by the coding sequence ATGGAAAAAGAAAAAATCAGTAATGGGGAATTAGGAACGCTCGGCATCAATGATCTTGATCTACTCATCGCTTTTAGCCGGGTTGCCAACGGACTTTTGCAACACGAAGTAATGGACAAGGCAACGATTATGTCAAATCTTGAAGCAGTAATTCAAAATCCAACACCATATGCTTTAAATAAGAATGGCAAATTCAAAAATATAGCGGACAAAATTATCGAACTCCGCAAAGAAGGGAAGTTTATTAAGCAGGCAAGAAGTGTTCAGCAACTGAAAGAAGAAATCATGAATTTTCCCGTTTTCGGATCTGAACTTATAGAAGTTGGCGCGCTGGCGCAAATGAAAACGGCAATTCAGTTACCTATTTCTGTTGCAGGCGCTTTAATGCCGGATGCACATCAGGGCTATGGTTTGCCTATTGGCGGAGTTCTGGCAACCAATGCTGATACGATTATTCCCTATGCCGTCGGTGTGGATATTGCCTGCCGGATGTGTCTGAGCATTTTTGATTTACCCGCTGCAATGGTGGATACAGAAAATAATAAACTGAAAACATTGCTTTTGGCTCATACGCACTTCGGAATGGGCAGCAAAACCAAGACCCATTTTGATACAACATTATTCGATCGTCCTGAATGGGATGCATTTAAAACAATTAAAGTGCTGAAGGATAAAGCTTACGCCCAGCTTGGTACATCGGGAACCGGAAATCATTTTGTAGAATGGGGTGAGCTTACAATCTCTGAAAATGCACTGGAAGGTATACCGGCAGGAAATTATCTTGCTCTACTATCCCACTCAGGTTCAAGGGGTTTTGGTGGTACGATTGCCAATACTTATTCGGGTATTGCGATGCAAAAAACGCAATTACCAAAAGAAGCAAAACAACTGGCCTGGCTGGATATGAATACCGAAGAAGGCCAGGAATACTGGCTGGCCATGAACCTGGCAGGTGATTATGCCTCGGCAAATCATCATGAAATACATAACAAAATTGCCCGTGCTTTAAATATCAATCCGGTAATGCGTATCGAAAATCACCACAATTTTGCCTGGAAGGAAAAGCTGGCTGACGGAACAGATGTAATGGTGCACAGGAAAGGTGCAACGCCTGCTGGTAAGGGAGTTCTGGGCATTATTCCGGGATCAATGAGCACGCCTGGTTTTGTAGTGCGGGGAAAAGGTGAAAAGACTTCCATCAATTCTGCTTCACATGGTGCGGGAAGATTAATGAGCCGGAGCGCAGCTTTAAAGGTCATCAATAAAGCAGAAGCAGCACAAAATCTTCTGGATAAAAATATTACACTCATCGGCTCGGGACTGGACGAAGCACCTATGGTTTATAAGGATATTCACACTGTGATAGCAGCTCAGACTGATCTGGTTGAAGTGCTTGCAAGCTTTCAGCCCAGGATTGTAAGAATGGCTGATCCAAAAGAAAAAGCTGAGGATTAA
- a CDS encoding TROVE domain-containing protein has product MKFNTPKSNITQVVNYEAAKAFVLNPAMQLYTAVVTWSLNDSFYEKNDDRLVRIRTLIAQNDPLFVARLAVYARHKMYMRSAPLVLVTELAKIHSGDNLIAKLTEKVVSRADEITELLACYQLLNGRTGLKKLNRLSKQLQRGLSASFNNFDEYQFAKYNRDSEIKLRDALFIVHPEGKK; this is encoded by the coding sequence ATGAAATTTAATACACCAAAAAGCAATATTACGCAGGTTGTAAATTATGAAGCAGCAAAAGCTTTCGTATTAAATCCTGCCATGCAGTTATATACTGCCGTAGTAACCTGGTCGCTGAACGATTCATTTTACGAAAAAAATGATGACCGTCTGGTAAGAATCAGAACTTTGATTGCTCAGAATGATCCTTTATTTGTTGCAAGATTAGCAGTTTATGCCCGGCACAAAATGTATATGCGGTCGGCACCACTGGTTCTGGTAACCGAACTGGCAAAGATCCATTCAGGTGATAATCTGATAGCAAAACTGACAGAAAAGGTAGTTTCCCGCGCTGATGAAATTACTGAACTTCTGGCTTGCTACCAGTTATTGAATGGGCGTACAGGTTTGAAAAAGCTGAACCGGTTATCAAAACAATTGCAGCGAGGATTATCGGCTTCGTTTAACAATTTTGATGAATACCAGTTTGCTAAATACAACCGCGATTCCGAAATCAAACTACGTGATGCCTTGTTTATAGTTCACCCAGAAGGCAAAAAATGA
- a CDS encoding TROVE domain-containing protein — MGQDKFENDLEKSVAFKNKWEELIDSNKLGYMALLRNLRNILEAGISFGHLQKVCTVISSAEKVAKAKQFPFRYLAAYRELINVSFPVESQGISGKLKRLFSGNLGYAGELLEALEKAVTQSAAAIQGFDQSTSVLIACDVSGSMQTPVSPKSKIQLFDIGLMLAMLLQSRCKNVRVGMFGDSWKTITVPKNNILANVQEFYRREGEVGYATNGFLVIRDLLDRKVVMDKVMIFTDCQLWKSIYETEHIHSLWIRYKCEIAPKARLYLFDLRGYGQSPLRLIQDDVYLLAGWSDKIFSVLNALENGKQSLDEINTITI, encoded by the coding sequence TTGGGCCAAGATAAGTTTGAAAATGATCTGGAAAAATCAGTAGCTTTTAAAAATAAGTGGGAGGAACTCATTGACAGTAATAAGTTGGGATACATGGCTTTGCTGCGCAATCTTAGAAATATTCTTGAAGCCGGGATATCGTTTGGCCATTTGCAAAAGGTATGTACTGTAATATCCTCTGCCGAAAAAGTAGCCAAGGCAAAACAGTTTCCTTTCCGTTATTTGGCTGCTTACCGGGAATTAATTAATGTAAGTTTTCCGGTGGAATCACAGGGTATTTCCGGTAAGTTGAAAAGATTATTTTCAGGAAATCTGGGTTATGCCGGCGAATTACTTGAAGCTCTCGAAAAAGCCGTGACACAAAGTGCTGCAGCGATTCAGGGTTTTGACCAAAGCACCAGCGTATTAATAGCCTGCGATGTATCCGGTTCTATGCAAACGCCGGTCTCTCCAAAATCAAAAATTCAGCTTTTTGACATTGGGTTGATGTTAGCAATGTTACTGCAATCCCGTTGTAAAAATGTTCGTGTTGGGATGTTTGGAGATAGCTGGAAAACGATTACAGTTCCTAAAAATAATATACTTGCCAACGTACAGGAATTTTACAGACGGGAAGGAGAAGTCGGATATGCTACAAACGGTTTTCTGGTGATCAGGGATTTACTGGACAGGAAAGTGGTTATGGATAAGGTGATGATATTTACCGACTGCCAGTTATGGAAAAGTATTTACGAGACAGAACATATCCATTCTTTGTGGATCCGTTACAAATGTGAAATTGCACCAAAGGCACGTTTATATCTGTTTGACCTGAGAGGATACGGACAATCGCCGTTACGGTTGATTCAGGACGATGTATATCTGCTGGCCGGATGGAGTGACAAAATTTTTTCTGTACTGAATGCGCTTGAAAATGGCAAACAGTCACTGGATGAAATAAATACCATTACAATTTAA
- a CDS encoding Fic family protein, with protein MTYNWQQYDWPDFEYILSDVEDLLLSFAEETGHISGILKAAPENVKVETLIDIMVSEAIKTSEIEGEFVSRQDVISSIHNNLGLHQKAVKDKRAPGLAELMIDVRNSYADVLTEQKLFEWHKMILGQSKLINSGVWRKGKEPMQIISGAIGKEKIHFEAPPSDQVEKEMRQFIIWFNETAPNGKKEIKKAPVRSAIAHLYFESIHPFEDGNGRIGRVIAEKALSQTLGRPVMLSLSRKIEANRKDYYQTLETAQRSNKITGWINYFVGTIVDAQIETQLFLDFILKKSLFFDRIKDKINDRQLKVINKILEAGPTGFEGGMTAKKYMSITKTSKATATRDLQNLVEIGVLIAKGGGRSTTYSLKMNE; from the coding sequence ATGACATATAATTGGCAGCAATATGATTGGCCAGATTTTGAATATATTCTTTCAGATGTAGAAGATTTACTGTTAAGCTTTGCAGAAGAAACCGGTCATATCAGCGGTATATTAAAAGCCGCACCGGAAAATGTAAAAGTTGAAACACTGATTGATATTATGGTTTCAGAAGCTATCAAGACCTCTGAAATTGAAGGAGAATTTGTAAGCAGGCAGGATGTAATTTCTTCTATCCATAATAATCTGGGCCTTCACCAGAAAGCTGTCAAAGACAAGCGAGCGCCCGGACTGGCGGAGCTGATGATCGATGTACGTAATTCTTATGCTGATGTTCTTACCGAGCAGAAATTGTTTGAGTGGCACAAAATGATACTGGGGCAAAGTAAGCTGATAAATTCTGGTGTATGGCGAAAAGGGAAGGAACCCATGCAGATAATTTCCGGAGCAATAGGAAAGGAAAAAATTCACTTTGAAGCACCACCATCCGATCAGGTAGAAAAAGAAATGCGCCAATTTATTATCTGGTTTAATGAAACTGCTCCAAACGGTAAAAAAGAGATTAAAAAAGCTCCCGTAAGATCAGCTATCGCACATTTATACTTTGAATCTATTCATCCTTTTGAGGATGGGAACGGCCGCATAGGAAGGGTAATAGCCGAAAAAGCATTATCTCAAACGTTAGGCAGACCTGTTATGCTTAGTTTATCGAGAAAAATTGAAGCAAACAGAAAAGACTATTATCAGACATTAGAAACAGCACAACGCAGTAATAAGATTACCGGCTGGATTAACTACTTTGTTGGAACGATCGTGGATGCCCAGATTGAAACCCAACTGTTTTTAGACTTTATACTTAAAAAATCCTTGTTTTTTGACAGAATAAAAGATAAAATCAATGACCGGCAGTTAAAGGTTATTAATAAAATACTGGAAGCCGGACCAACGGGATTTGAAGGTGGCATGACTGCAAAAAAATACATGAGTATTACTAAAACTTCCAAAGCAACTGCCACAAGGGATTTGCAAAACCTTGTTGAAATTGGCGTATTGATAGCAAAAGGAGGTGGACGAAGTACAACTTATAGTCTTAAAATGAATGAATAG